The following coding sequences are from one uncultured Cohaesibacter sp. window:
- a CDS encoding HsdR family type I site-specific deoxyribonuclease, with amino-acid sequence MLDHSAPITTEEAASKIPALALMVNMGWTYISADECQVRRGSNRTVLLEDSLRVWLDAYRFDYRGKLYPLSDDGKAQVMKGVTNLGLAQGLAKANEALHTILTLGITVSEFMPDGHKQSVTVSLVDWQNISANRFEVTEEMSVERQGQTTTYRPDIVGFVNGLPLLIIEAKKAVTANKDKMVEEAISQHLRNQMPNGIQSLYAYGQVLMALAESQARYGTTETPLKFWAAWHEEEFSEGDMLALKNRPLDEAQKSALLAGLSAKVKAHLSVLWSADMALTEQDRLLIGIARPDRLLEFVRYFLLFDSKVGKVAARYQQFFGVRAMLAQVQQRDEKSASGKKRKGGIIWHTTGSGKSYTMVFLCRALLHNPDLAKCRLLIVLDRTDLEKQLAATFRSGGAFGSAIATKKEGEKARAESGQDLAKRIGAGTDRIIFTLLQKFNSATKYPECKNDSEDMIVLVDEGHRSQGGENHERMQLALPNAAFIAFTGTPLLKERKTENKFGKILHAYTMREAVDDGTVTPLLYEERQPMLDINDKAIDNWFEKITTGLTDEQKADLKRKFSSKGQVYGAEQRIRLIAYDIATHFCDSFKAIGLKGQLATDSKLSAIRYKKVLDETGMVTSAVIISPPDTREGHEDTNAANAPEVQTWWADNVGNDADAYEESVISGFSLVGPPDILIVVDKLLTGFDEPRNAVLYIDKDLKQHNLLQAIARVNRLHEDKKFGYLVDYRGILKELDTSLHDYQKLAEETRDGYDPEDLEGIYANVSTEYLQLPKLHRELWALFAGVQNKADKEQFRRLLVPKMVAEEGMSYDVNLKFREDFYVALTNFGMCLKLATSTRAFFEDPGFDEVKLNRYKADLKFFMAIRQQARADAMETVDFSQYEKQIRNLLDDQVTGVAIKDPDGLIQVGGNTGDNSEDPEDWSDEKKKNEADLIRTRVTQTIEVDLADDPYAQAVFSELLREAIAEAEAMFDFPGKQYDLFKDLEEQVKGGAPADIPEAIKENRHVRAYYGIFKQQVDPVRFEELGEEHFIAEAQLVDSVVMNAIAANSLSQEDIMNDISRSLLPPFFKTYGDITIAQKLIAAIQDKVRAGATNGSF; translated from the coding sequence ATGCTCGATCATTCCGCGCCCATCACCACCGAAGAAGCTGCCTCCAAGATCCCGGCGCTGGCACTGATGGTCAATATGGGCTGGACCTATATTTCCGCCGATGAATGCCAGGTTCGTCGCGGTTCCAATCGAACAGTGCTGCTGGAGGACAGCCTTCGGGTGTGGCTCGATGCCTATCGTTTCGACTATCGCGGCAAGCTCTATCCACTGTCCGATGATGGCAAGGCGCAGGTGATGAAGGGCGTCACCAATCTTGGGCTTGCGCAAGGGCTCGCCAAGGCCAATGAAGCGCTGCACACCATCCTCACTCTCGGCATCACCGTTTCCGAATTCATGCCCGACGGTCACAAGCAGTCCGTTACCGTTTCGCTGGTGGACTGGCAGAATATCAGCGCCAATCGGTTCGAGGTGACCGAGGAGATGAGCGTTGAACGGCAGGGTCAGACGACGACCTATCGCCCGGACATTGTCGGTTTCGTAAATGGCTTGCCACTGCTGATCATCGAAGCCAAAAAGGCCGTGACCGCCAACAAGGACAAGATGGTGGAAGAGGCGATCTCGCAACATCTGCGTAATCAGATGCCCAATGGCATTCAGAGCCTTTATGCCTATGGTCAGGTGTTGATGGCTCTCGCCGAAAGCCAGGCCCGATATGGCACCACCGAAACGCCGCTGAAATTCTGGGCTGCCTGGCACGAGGAGGAATTCTCGGAAGGCGACATGCTGGCGCTGAAGAACCGGCCACTTGATGAGGCACAGAAGTCCGCATTGTTGGCGGGGTTGTCGGCAAAGGTGAAGGCCCATCTCTCGGTGCTCTGGTCTGCCGACATGGCCCTGACCGAACAGGACCGGTTGCTCATTGGCATAGCCAGACCCGACCGGCTGCTCGAATTCGTCCGTTACTTCCTGTTGTTTGACAGCAAGGTTGGCAAGGTCGCGGCTCGGTATCAGCAGTTCTTCGGCGTTCGCGCCATGCTGGCCCAGGTGCAGCAGCGTGACGAGAAAAGCGCCTCAGGCAAGAAACGCAAGGGCGGCATCATCTGGCACACCACCGGCTCGGGCAAGAGCTACACCATGGTGTTCCTCTGCCGCGCCCTGTTGCACAATCCAGACCTGGCCAAATGTCGATTGCTCATCGTGCTCGACCGCACAGACCTTGAGAAGCAACTTGCGGCCACCTTCCGGTCTGGTGGTGCTTTCGGTTCGGCTATTGCGACCAAGAAGGAAGGCGAGAAGGCCAGGGCAGAAAGCGGCCAGGATCTTGCAAAGCGGATCGGGGCAGGAACCGACCGGATCATCTTCACCCTGCTGCAGAAGTTTAACTCGGCCACCAAATACCCCGAGTGCAAGAATGACAGCGAAGACATGATCGTGCTGGTGGATGAAGGTCACCGCAGCCAGGGCGGCGAGAACCACGAGCGGATGCAGCTTGCCCTGCCCAATGCTGCCTTCATCGCCTTTACTGGCACTCCGCTGCTGAAAGAGCGCAAGACCGAGAACAAGTTCGGCAAGATCCTTCACGCCTACACCATGCGCGAGGCCGTGGATGACGGCACTGTCACGCCTCTGCTCTATGAAGAAAGGCAGCCGATGCTGGACATCAACGACAAGGCCATCGACAATTGGTTCGAGAAAATTACCACAGGCCTGACTGATGAACAGAAAGCTGACCTCAAGCGCAAGTTCTCCAGCAAGGGCCAGGTTTATGGAGCCGAACAACGCATCCGCCTTATCGCCTATGACATCGCCACGCACTTCTGTGACAGCTTTAAGGCCATCGGCCTAAAGGGCCAGTTGGCGACGGACAGCAAGCTCTCGGCCATCCGCTACAAGAAGGTGCTGGATGAAACCGGTATGGTCACCTCCGCTGTGATCATCTCGCCACCGGACACCCGCGAAGGCCACGAGGACACCAACGCCGCCAACGCACCCGAGGTGCAGACCTGGTGGGCGGATAATGTTGGCAATGATGCAGATGCCTATGAAGAAAGTGTTATTTCGGGCTTCTCCCTGGTTGGACCGCCGGACATTCTGATTGTGGTCGACAAACTGCTCACCGGCTTTGATGAGCCGCGCAATGCCGTGCTCTATATCGACAAGGATCTCAAGCAGCACAATCTTCTCCAGGCCATTGCCCGTGTGAACCGCCTGCATGAGGATAAGAAGTTCGGCTATCTGGTCGACTATCGTGGCATCCTCAAGGAGCTCGATACCTCACTGCATGACTATCAGAAGCTGGCCGAAGAGACCCGTGATGGTTACGACCCTGAGGATCTCGAGGGCATCTATGCTAATGTCAGCACCGAGTATCTCCAACTCCCGAAACTGCATCGAGAGCTTTGGGCTCTGTTTGCTGGTGTCCAGAATAAAGCCGATAAGGAGCAGTTCCGCCGCCTTCTGGTGCCAAAGATGGTGGCTGAAGAGGGGATGTCTTATGACGTCAACCTCAAGTTCCGCGAGGACTTCTATGTGGCGCTGACCAACTTCGGCATGTGCCTGAAGCTGGCGACCTCGACCCGTGCCTTCTTCGAAGATCCCGGTTTTGATGAGGTGAAGTTGAACCGCTACAAGGCTGATCTCAAGTTCTTCATGGCGATCAGGCAACAGGCTCGGGCTGATGCCATGGAGACAGTGGACTTCTCTCAATATGAGAAGCAGATCCGAAACCTGCTCGACGATCAGGTCACTGGTGTTGCCATTAAGGATCCCGATGGCCTGATTCAGGTTGGTGGAAACACTGGCGACAATTCCGAGGATCCTGAAGACTGGAGCGATGAGAAGAAGAAGAATGAGGCTGATCTCATCCGTACCCGCGTCACCCAGACCATCGAGGTGGACCTGGCTGATGATCCATACGCTCAGGCAGTCTTCTCGGAGTTATTGAGAGAGGCCATCGCTGAAGCCGAAGCAATGTTTGACTTCCCAGGCAAGCAGTATGATCTGTTCAAGGATCTTGAAGAGCAGGTGAAGGGTGGCGCTCCAGCGGATATTCCTGAGGCAATCAAGGAAAACCGTCATGTTCGGGCCTACTACGGCATTTTCAAACAGCAGGTGGATCCGGTTCGCTTCGAGGAGCTGGGAGAAGAGCATTTCATTGCCGAGGCGCAGCTGGTAGACAGCGTGGTGATGAATGCCATCGCCGCCAACTCA
- a CDS encoding restriction endonuclease subunit S, with protein MVPEGWKFEKLGDVLDRVVRPVSVQPEREYTQIGIRSHGKGTFIKDSVKGEELGNKRVFWIVPECLIVNIVFAWEQAVAETDQSMEGLIASHRFPMFRGKSDRADVSFLRYLFLTPKGKHLLELASPGGAGRNKTLGQKEFERLTIQLPPLPEQKKIAEILSTWDRAIEVAEQQLENARLQKKALMQQLLTGTRRLPGFDGDWKTVKLGDSATLVYGKSPKDVICLNGAYPVIGTGGETGKTNDWMFEGENVVIGRKGTIDKPSFVKGRFWPIDTTFVCSAKPGYQIGYLFWLISALDLRRFNEASGVPSLSRDTLNSIKIRLPDQHEQRAVCEVLGQASCLEKNEEAKITHLRTEKRALMQQLLTGRKRVKV; from the coding sequence ATGGTGCCTGAGGGATGGAAGTTCGAGAAGTTGGGCGATGTACTTGATCGTGTTGTTCGCCCAGTAAGCGTTCAGCCTGAGCGAGAATACACGCAGATCGGCATTCGCTCTCACGGCAAAGGGACATTTATCAAGGATTCTGTAAAAGGTGAGGAGCTGGGAAACAAAAGAGTTTTCTGGATTGTTCCAGAGTGCCTGATCGTAAACATCGTTTTTGCATGGGAACAGGCAGTCGCGGAAACTGATCAGTCCATGGAAGGACTAATTGCCTCTCACAGATTTCCAATGTTTCGTGGAAAATCTGATAGAGCAGATGTTTCTTTTCTTCGATATTTGTTTTTGACGCCCAAAGGAAAACACCTTCTCGAACTCGCGTCTCCCGGAGGGGCGGGCCGAAACAAGACGCTCGGCCAGAAGGAGTTTGAAAGGCTGACGATACAACTCCCCCCGCTCCCCGAACAGAAGAAGATTGCCGAGATCCTGTCGACGTGGGACCGGGCGATTGAGGTGGCGGAGCAGCAGCTGGAGAATGCGCGGCTTCAGAAAAAGGCCCTGATGCAACAGCTCCTCACCGGCACCCGCCGCCTCCCCGGATTTGATGGCGATTGGAAGACCGTGAAGCTGGGGGACAGCGCGACGCTTGTTTATGGCAAGTCTCCCAAAGACGTTATCTGCCTCAACGGGGCTTACCCTGTCATCGGAACGGGTGGAGAAACCGGGAAGACGAACGACTGGATGTTTGAAGGTGAAAATGTGGTTATCGGTCGGAAAGGTACCATCGATAAACCGTCATTCGTGAAAGGACGCTTCTGGCCTATCGACACGACTTTTGTGTGTTCTGCTAAGCCAGGATACCAAATCGGTTATTTGTTTTGGCTGATTAGTGCGCTGGACCTACGGCGGTTCAACGAAGCATCTGGGGTGCCAAGCCTGTCAAGGGATACGCTCAACAGCATCAAAATTCGATTACCTGATCAACACGAGCAGAGAGCTGTTTGCGAGGTACTCGGTCAAGCATCATGCCTTGAGAAGAATGAGGAGGCCAAGATCACCCACCTCCGAACCGAGAAACGTGCCCTCATGCAGCAGTTGCTGACGGGTAGGAAGCGGGTGAAGGTCTGA
- a CDS encoding type I restriction-modification system subunit M, producing the protein MAERLVTQDQINKAAWAVCDTFRGVVDAADYKNYVLTMLFLKYISDVWSDHYEGYKAQYGDAPELIEAMMAKENFVLPPHASFGFLFEHRHEPKNGERIDKALHAIEDANGTKLRDVFQDISFNSNKLGDEDQKNDTLRFLLEDFAKDELDLRPSRVGALDVIGGAYEYLISRFASEAGKSAGEFYTPAEVSTLMSHLVEPKEGDQICDPTCGSGSLLMKCGRRILEETGKRTYELYGQESIGATWALAKMNMFLHGETNHRIEWGDTIRNPKLQDGNGKLLHFDVVVANPPFSLDKWGIGSAEKDPHKRFWRGLPPKTKGDYAFISHMVETLKPDTGRMAVVVPHGVLFRASSEGKIRKALIEDNLLDAVIGLPEKLFFGTGIPAAILIFKHNKPDSSVLFIDASREYEDGKNQNRLGETQIEKIIKTYRARETLDKYAYRASLEQIAENDFNLNIPRYVDTFEEEEEIDLVAVRTERKALNAEMAELEAKMDAYLKELGYGA; encoded by the coding sequence ATGGCGGAACGTCTCGTCACCCAGGATCAGATCAACAAGGCCGCCTGGGCGGTGTGTGACACCTTCCGGGGTGTCGTGGATGCAGCGGACTACAAGAACTACGTCCTCACCATGCTGTTCCTCAAATACATCTCCGATGTCTGGAGCGACCACTATGAGGGCTACAAGGCGCAGTATGGCGATGCCCCCGAGCTGATCGAAGCCATGATGGCCAAGGAGAACTTCGTCCTGCCGCCTCATGCCAGCTTCGGCTTTCTTTTTGAACACCGGCATGAGCCGAAGAATGGCGAGCGCATCGACAAGGCCCTCCATGCCATCGAAGATGCCAACGGCACCAAGCTGCGCGACGTTTTCCAGGACATCAGCTTCAACTCCAACAAGCTCGGAGACGAGGATCAGAAGAACGATACTCTGCGCTTCCTGCTTGAGGACTTCGCCAAAGATGAGCTTGACCTGCGCCCGAGCCGGGTAGGGGCGCTCGATGTCATCGGCGGGGCCTACGAATATCTCATCTCGCGCTTTGCCTCAGAGGCAGGCAAGTCGGCAGGGGAGTTCTACACCCCGGCAGAGGTGTCCACGCTCATGTCCCATCTTGTCGAGCCGAAGGAGGGCGATCAGATCTGCGACCCGACATGCGGCTCCGGCTCGCTTCTGATGAAATGCGGTCGGCGCATTCTGGAGGAAACTGGCAAACGCACCTACGAGCTCTATGGGCAGGAGAGCATCGGCGCGACCTGGGCGCTGGCCAAGATGAACATGTTCCTGCATGGCGAGACCAACCATCGCATCGAGTGGGGCGATACCATCCGCAACCCCAAGCTCCAGGACGGCAATGGCAAGCTGCTACATTTTGACGTGGTGGTGGCCAATCCGCCCTTCAGCCTCGACAAGTGGGGCATTGGTAGCGCCGAGAAAGACCCGCACAAGCGCTTCTGGCGCGGTCTGCCACCCAAGACCAAGGGTGACTATGCCTTCATCTCCCACATGGTGGAGACCCTGAAGCCCGACACGGGGCGCATGGCGGTGGTGGTGCCCCATGGGGTGCTGTTCCGTGCCTCATCGGAAGGCAAGATCCGCAAAGCGCTGATCGAGGATAACCTGCTCGATGCTGTCATTGGTCTGCCCGAGAAGCTGTTCTTCGGTACTGGCATACCGGCGGCGATCCTCATCTTCAAGCACAACAAGCCCGACAGCTCGGTGCTGTTCATCGATGCCAGCCGTGAGTATGAAGACGGCAAGAACCAGAACCGCCTCGGCGAAACGCAGATCGAGAAGATCATCAAAACCTACCGCGCTCGGGAGACGCTCGATAAATACGCCTATCGCGCCAGCCTTGAGCAGATTGCCGAGAACGACTTCAACCTCAACATTCCGCGCTATGTCGACACCTTCGAAGAAGAAGAGGAGATAGACCTCGTCGCCGTCCGCACGGAACGGAAGGCCCTGAACGCGGAAATGGCCGAGCTGGAAGCCAAGATGGACGCCTATCTCAAGGAGCTCGGTTATGGTGCCTGA
- a CDS encoding ParB/RepB/Spo0J family partition protein, producing the protein MPNTPNTPTEPPSTDDDLSEAIAKLTEEAAKGTREDRPDRLPIGDIIECPEAFNVRGEDPLEYHLTELKRALERMADLDPVLILPCGDSFVLIDGHHRLEAYRRDEERTDIPVRYFEGSIENAVLEAARINSKAVLPLNNQQRQNLAWRLVLTKRYSKAQLVEAAAVSYGQISNMRKVMKALNDDANTYDSWCKAQQAAAGKLREQDEDFDQETWLREQAATFADRMFKTYGTKLSRNPSLLALVLVDYCGRNAQGLYDELGMILDIDPAEDEDIDEDDF; encoded by the coding sequence ATGCCCAACACCCCAAATACCCCCACAGAACCACCCTCTACTGACGACGATCTCTCGGAAGCCATCGCCAAGCTGACCGAGGAAGCAGCCAAGGGCACCCGAGAGGATCGCCCTGATCGATTGCCCATCGGCGACATCATCGAATGCCCGGAAGCCTTTAACGTCCGAGGCGAAGATCCGCTCGAGTATCACCTTACCGAACTGAAGAGAGCGCTTGAGCGCATGGCTGATCTCGATCCGGTGTTGATCCTGCCGTGCGGTGATAGCTTCGTGCTCATCGATGGACATCACCGCTTGGAAGCCTACCGCCGCGATGAAGAGCGAACAGATATCCCCGTCCGCTATTTCGAGGGAAGCATTGAGAACGCTGTCCTTGAAGCCGCACGGATCAACTCCAAAGCAGTCCTGCCTCTCAACAACCAGCAGCGGCAGAACCTCGCCTGGCGTCTGGTACTCACCAAACGATACTCGAAGGCCCAGCTTGTCGAAGCTGCGGCTGTCTCCTACGGCCAAATCAGCAACATGAGGAAAGTAATGAAAGCATTGAACGATGACGCAAATACCTATGACAGCTGGTGCAAAGCCCAGCAAGCGGCAGCAGGAAAGCTGCGGGAACAAGATGAAGATTTCGACCAGGAAACATGGCTCCGCGAACAGGCTGCGACCTTTGCTGATCGCATGTTTAAGACCTACGGCACAAAGCTCTCTCGCAACCCATCTCTCCTCGCTCTTGTCCTGGTCGATTATTGCGGTCGCAACGCTCAGGGCCTTTACGATGAACTAGGGATGATCCTCGACATCGACCCCGCTGAAGACGAAGACATCGACGAAGACGACTTCTGA
- the rnhA gene encoding ribonuclease HI, translating to MTYPDYIITIHTDGSCSGNPGPGGYAAIIRNPRRQLEISGGEPGTTNNRMELRAVIEALTALKRPLHLKIFSDSQYVIKGASEWLKGWKARHWKNVKNVDLWQALGAAASRHDIEWQWVRGHAGNEMNEKADLLANQGRERQKQIKRRTRL from the coding sequence ATGACCTACCCCGACTACATCATCACGATCCATACCGATGGCTCATGCTCTGGCAACCCTGGTCCTGGGGGCTATGCCGCTATCATCCGCAACCCTAGACGTCAGCTTGAGATCTCTGGTGGCGAACCTGGAACCACCAACAACCGCATGGAGCTCAGGGCTGTGATCGAAGCCCTTACAGCACTGAAGCGCCCCCTTCACCTGAAGATCTTTTCGGACAGCCAGTATGTCATCAAGGGTGCCTCCGAATGGCTCAAGGGCTGGAAGGCCCGGCATTGGAAGAATGTCAAGAATGTTGACCTGTGGCAGGCGCTCGGTGCTGCCGCCAGTCGTCATGACATCGAATGGCAATGGGTGAGAGGCCATGCAGGTAACGAGATGAATGAGAAAGCCGACCTCCTCGCCAACCAAGGCAGAGAACGGCAGAAGCAGATCAAGCGAAGAACCAGGCTCTGA
- a CDS encoding recombinase family protein, whose protein sequence is MSLVGYARVSSIGQSLDVQEAKLQSAGCEEIFREKRSGVDTERPQLKECMRYIRKGDTLVISRIDRLARSAEHLLHLVRELDERGVALKVLDQPIDTSDSAGRAFLGMLAIFAQFENDIRKERQMDGIAKAREKGVKFGRKPVMTGEQEDEARQLRKDGWALQRIADHMGVSKGLIFKVTSQSGSSGV, encoded by the coding sequence ATGTCATTGGTCGGGTATGCACGAGTGTCTTCTATCGGTCAGTCACTAGATGTGCAGGAGGCGAAGCTTCAGTCTGCAGGGTGTGAGGAGATCTTCCGAGAGAAGCGAAGCGGGGTCGACACTGAGCGCCCTCAGCTCAAGGAGTGCATGCGTTACATCCGCAAAGGAGACACCCTAGTCATCTCCCGTATTGACCGCTTGGCTCGCTCTGCCGAGCACCTGTTGCATCTTGTCCGGGAATTGGATGAAAGGGGCGTGGCGTTAAAGGTGCTCGATCAGCCCATCGACACGTCAGATTCCGCCGGTCGAGCCTTCCTGGGAATGCTGGCCATCTTCGCCCAGTTCGAAAATGACATCCGCAAGGAACGTCAGATGGACGGCATCGCCAAGGCTCGAGAGAAGGGCGTAAAGTTCGGGCGAAAGCCGGTGATGACTGGTGAGCAGGAGGACGAGGCAAGGCAGCTTCGCAAAGATGGCTGGGCTCTACAGCGCATCGCCGACCATATGGGCGTATCGAAGGGCTTGATCTTCAAGGTCACCAGTCAGAGCGGATCTTCAGGCGTCTGA
- a CDS encoding site-specific integrase, with amino-acid sequence MEAVTGHPRLFCRKGTYYHRAAIPVDIKETYPKSEETFSLKTKDYREALKRVRVAAASVDRLFEEHRHKQSTPAADELTAEQLKHIQDVYYAHLLEEDEEIRLDGFLDDADHGSLQFAPTFDEYGELLEDALGYNKEQLARGRSDVFLHGEAEEVLTWDSVNLKLASGSPSWRLVERELLKATVRAYRDNQRRNEGEVVETPLLPKVTPRSDYPLLSVALEDWIAERSRSNWKEKTASEHRVWISHFLATVGDRPIDQYRKVDAKAFKTALLSLPSNWNKKIALKGLSLAKAAEVAKAADMGPMSDSNLNKIIGFVAAFWNWADANYDDVQSGLFKGLKIKRTKNVREERDPFTMEELRKVFNVPIYRGCKSLRFWKRPGKLVPRDAGIYWVPLIGLYTGARLGEIIQLYVSDIKEENGVRYFDINEDGEDKRLKNRNSVRSIPIHQDLVKMGFLDLVESRKKARQMRVFPDLKAGDDGYYSSPFTKHFRRHLESIGIKRDTLVFHSFRHTLEDACRECGVAHDVMDAIQGHGEEGMSARYGRGYTLRRLNEEMQKISYTGLDLSHLFVPKAFIK; translated from the coding sequence ATGGAAGCAGTGACTGGACATCCTCGACTTTTTTGCCGTAAAGGCACCTATTATCACCGCGCGGCAATCCCGGTTGATATCAAGGAAACCTACCCAAAATCGGAAGAAACCTTCTCGCTCAAGACCAAGGACTATCGAGAAGCGCTCAAGCGCGTCCGAGTTGCTGCGGCGAGTGTGGATAGATTGTTCGAAGAGCACCGGCACAAACAAAGCACTCCCGCCGCAGACGAGCTGACCGCTGAACAGTTAAAGCACATTCAAGATGTCTATTACGCTCATCTCCTCGAAGAAGACGAAGAAATTCGGCTTGATGGCTTTCTCGATGATGCGGACCATGGTTCACTTCAGTTCGCTCCAACATTTGATGAGTATGGTGAGCTGCTTGAGGATGCGCTCGGCTATAACAAAGAGCAGTTGGCTCGAGGGCGATCTGACGTATTTCTTCATGGTGAAGCTGAAGAAGTCCTGACGTGGGATAGCGTCAATCTTAAGTTGGCATCTGGATCACCTTCCTGGCGACTTGTGGAGCGAGAGCTGCTGAAGGCGACAGTTCGTGCGTACCGGGACAATCAAAGGCGCAATGAAGGTGAAGTTGTTGAAACCCCACTTCTGCCGAAAGTGACGCCTCGTTCTGACTATCCATTGCTTTCGGTGGCGCTGGAGGATTGGATCGCCGAAAGATCTCGCAGTAACTGGAAGGAAAAGACAGCCTCTGAGCATCGGGTATGGATCTCTCATTTTCTTGCAACGGTCGGAGATCGCCCGATTGACCAATATCGCAAAGTCGATGCTAAAGCCTTCAAAACTGCGCTGCTCAGCCTTCCTTCAAACTGGAACAAGAAGATTGCTTTGAAGGGACTATCGCTGGCCAAGGCTGCCGAGGTTGCTAAGGCGGCTGATATGGGGCCGATGTCAGACAGCAATCTCAACAAGATCATTGGCTTTGTTGCTGCATTTTGGAACTGGGCAGATGCCAACTATGATGATGTGCAAAGCGGATTGTTCAAAGGCCTGAAGATCAAGAGGACCAAAAACGTTCGAGAAGAGCGAGATCCCTTCACGATGGAGGAACTTCGAAAAGTCTTCAATGTGCCAATTTACCGGGGATGCAAGTCTCTGCGGTTTTGGAAGCGGCCTGGCAAACTGGTGCCACGGGATGCTGGCATCTATTGGGTGCCTCTAATCGGTCTGTATACTGGAGCTCGACTTGGCGAGATTATTCAGCTTTATGTGTCTGATATCAAGGAAGAGAATGGTGTTCGATATTTCGACATTAACGAGGATGGCGAAGACAAGCGTCTCAAAAACAGGAACTCAGTCAGATCGATACCGATACATCAAGACTTGGTCAAAATGGGATTTCTTGACTTAGTGGAGTCGCGCAAGAAAGCTAGACAAATGCGCGTCTTTCCAGATCTTAAAGCTGGTGACGATGGCTATTATTCATCGCCATTTACCAAGCATTTCAGGCGTCATCTCGAGAGCATTGGTATTAAGAGGGATACTCTGGTCTTTCACAGCTTTCGGCATACCCTAGAAGATGCTTGCCGAGAATGCGGAGTGGCTCATGATGTTATGGACGCCATTCAGGGCCACGGTGAAGAAGGCATGTCTGCCAGATACGGACGAGGTTACACGCTGCGACGCCTCAATGAGGAAATGCAGAAGATCAGCTATACGGGATTGGATTTGTCGCATCTGTTCGTTCCCAAGGCATTTATTAAGTAA